A region of the Candidatus Neomarinimicrobiota bacterium genome:
CCTAGGGCTTTAGCTCAGTATTGTTGGGCTAAAGCCCTCCTTTTTTTAAGGTTTTTATAACCCCCAGGCTGAAGCCTGGGGTAAGTATCAATAGTAACAGTACTATACGTAGACAACTAAAGCTAATGTTAGCAAGCAATTATTCCGACGCAATGAAGTTTTCACACAGCCTCTATACGGTAGTTGGATACAAAGTGGTTTGAGTTTATGATTTGTGACGTGATTCTATTAAAAGTGGATATATCTGAATCGAAAGACATTCAGCTCGAAAGTTTGTAGTGAGCTTGCCTGTGCTGAGCAACATCAAAGTATCAAACGTTTCCTCCTCCTCGGCTACCTGCCTGTGCCTGCGCGCACGAAGTCATACTCTAAAGGCTGGCTTCGGCATAGACGACCGGCCTGTCAGAGCAGACGTTTCAGCTCCAAATTGTTCATGAATAGCCGGACGTAGTGAGTCTCTACTATAAGAAAGACCTGATTTCGCCATCATGTGCATGACTTCGTGACCGTGTATGTGATTCATATTTTACCTTATGTGTTAATTTAACCCGTTTTCAAGCGCCTGGCGGTCAAACAGGTTTTCATATGCAGCAACCGGGTTGAAACCAATTTTGCCGTCGCAGCTCTCCTTCGCCGACAGACAAAACCTATACTGAAAAAAACGTTGCTTCGGGATGATGAACAATAATAGCTGAGGTGCTTTGTTCGGGAATAATCTGATAGTCCTCAGTGAGCATGATCCCCTCTGCCGGGGCATCCAGTAGCTTGAAGATCAACTCCTGGTCTTTGAGTTCAGGACAAGCCGGATAGCCAAATGAATAGCGGCTTCCCTGATATTTCTGATGGAATAGCTGCTTGACCTCATCACCATCTGACTGATGGATATTCAATTCCTGACGAATTTGTTGATGCCAGTATTCAGCCAGAGCTTCGGCAGTTTCCGCCGCCAGGCCATGAAAATAGAGGTATTCAGCATAGGCATTTTTTGCATATAATCCATGCGCATATTCAGACGCTTTTTTGCCAATGGTCACCAGCTGAAAAGCCAAAACATCACGTTTTCCAGATTCTATACTGCAGAAGAAATCAGGAATGGCTCGTTTCGGTGGTTTGCTTTGTCGCGGGAAATCAATATGATACAGCGGTTGTTCATCATCGGGTTGCCCATAAATCCAAAGCCGGTTACCCTCTGACTGACAGGCGTAGTATCCGTAGATCACCGTCGGGATCAATAGTTGCTCGTTTATGACCTGAGTTGTGAGCCTGTCGAAAGTGGGGAAGATGGTCTCCTGCTCAATTTTAGCATAGTCTTCCGGACTGATCTGGCCCTGCTTAAAACCCCACTGACCTCTGAATAGGGCAGCTTTGTTGATAAATGGGAAAATGGTGTTGAGACCGATATCATGAATGACCCTGCGTCCCCAAAAAGGCGGTTCAGGAATGGATGCGATTTGCCTGGGTAGTTCCCATGGATCACCTTCAATTATGGTGGCCATTTCCGGATCGATATGCGCTTCCAACAGGTTCACCAGGGGGTCATGATCAGGCGTTTCACGGTTCAGGATGAAATCTTCGCAGAGTTTACGGTCGGCTTCTTTGATCTTATGGTAGGGTAGAATATGTTCGGCATGCAGCATGGCGGCATCCAGTCCGGCTTCTATTGCCAGGTGAAGAAAAACTGAGTTTACCAGCTCACGGGTGTCTGGTTTTAATCCAGCAGAAACATTTGAGAGGTTCAGACAGGTGAAGCTCTCCGGAAAAGCTGACTTGATCAGACTGATCCCTGCCAGAGTTTCACCGGCAGATCTGTGAAGCGTTTCATCTCCAGACGCCAGTGAGAAGGTAGGGAAGTCAAAGAAAAGATCGCTTTCACGCAGCCCTTGTTGGGTCACTGCCAGGTTGTAGAGCCGCTTTGCAATGGTCAACCTTTGTTCAGCAGTTCTGGCTATGTCCGTTTCATCAGCAATTCGGCAAACCAGACCAGCTCCAAATTCTTGACAGAGTTTGATGATCTCGATGGCTTTTGTTTCACCCGCTTCCAAATTTATGGAATATACCATTGCCCGGCCGGTGGTTCGTTCCAGAGCCGCCCGAATGGTCCTGGGTTCAGTGGAGTGAATTATGATGGGAATTGAGATCTGGCTGTTCACCCTTTCAATGAATTGACTCATGTCAGCTGCTTCATCGCGATCCTCACAGGCAACACAGACATCCAGGAGATGAACTCCTTCAGCAACTTGGTCTCGAGCCAGACTGACCATACTATCCAGATCACCTGCCATGAGAAATTCTTTGAATTCCCTGGATGCATTGGCATTGGTTGCTTCACTAATGAGCAGTGGTTTGGACTCCTGATCGAACTTGGAAACCGCATAGAGCGAACTCGCTGCAGCGTAGAAAACAGGGTCTCGGGGAGGCGGATTCAGTCGTCCGGCTTGTTCAACCACATGTTTGAGATGGTTGGGAGTGGTTCCACAACAGCCACCCACCACACTCACACCCATTTCATCAATGGTATGCCGTAAGTCGTGGGCGAGTTCAGGTCCGGTTAGATCATAGAGCATTTCGCCGTTAATATTTTGGGGTAAACCCGCATTGGGTATCACGGAGATCGGGAAGGGTGAATGGGCTGAGAGGGTGTGGAGGTGTTCGCCCATGGCCTTGGGTCCGGTTCCGCAGTTCATTCCAACTACGGCAAGCGGGTAAGACTCAAGGGTGGTCAGTACACCCAGCATATCGGTTCCCAGAAGCATGGTGCCAGTGGCCTCCATGGTTACTGAAACCATGACTGGCAAATCGATGTGCTTTTCATGGAGGGTATGAAAGACGGCATTTAGCGCCGCTTTGGCTTGCAGGGGATCCTGAACAGTTTCCACCAGGATAACATCAACACCACCATCGATTAGCCCGGCTGCCTGTTCGCGATAAGCCTGGTAGATCTCTGGATATGTAATATGCCCTAACGAAGGCAGACGGGTACCCGGTCCCATGGAGCCAGCTACATATCTGGGGTGAGCTGGAGTGGAGAAATCCTTTGCCACCGAGCGGGCCAGTTGAGCAGCTTTTAGGTTGATTTCAACAATTTTATCA
Encoded here:
- a CDS encoding DUF2492 family protein, whose amino-acid sequence is MNHIHGHEVMHMMAKSGLSYSRDSLRPAIHEQFGAETSALTGRSSMPKPAFRV
- a CDS encoding homocysteine S-methyltransferase family protein — its product is MQTFRQHLKDKVLVFDGAMGTSIQHLELTKDDFWGKEGCNELLILSKPDAIRSIHASFLEVGCDVIETNTFGGTHIVLGNYGLSDKIVEINLKAAQLARSVAKDFSTPAHPRYVAGSMGPGTRLPSLGHITYPEIYQAYREQAAGLIDGGVDVILVETVQDPLQAKAALNAVFHTLHEKHIDLPVMVSVTMEATGTMLLGTDMLGVLTTLESYPLAVVGMNCGTGPKAMGEHLHTLSAHSPFPISVIPNAGLPQNINGEMLYDLTGPELAHDLRHTIDEMGVSVVGGCCGTTPNHLKHVVEQAGRLNPPPRDPVFYAAASSLYAVSKFDQESKPLLISEATNANASREFKEFLMAGDLDSMVSLARDQVAEGVHLLDVCVACEDRDEAADMSQFIERVNSQISIPIIIHSTEPRTIRAALERTTGRAMVYSINLEAGETKAIEIIKLCQEFGAGLVCRIADETDIARTAEQRLTIAKRLYNLAVTQQGLRESDLFFDFPTFSLASGDETLHRSAGETLAGISLIKSAFPESFTCLNLSNVSAGLKPDTRELVNSVFLHLAIEAGLDAAMLHAEHILPYHKIKEADRKLCEDFILNRETPDHDPLVNLLEAHIDPEMATIIEGDPWELPRQIASIPEPPFWGRRVIHDIGLNTIFPFINKAALFRGQWGFKQGQISPEDYAKIEQETIFPTFDRLTTQVINEQLLIPTVIYGYYACQSEGNRLWIYGQPDDEQPLYHIDFPRQSKPPKRAIPDFFCSIESGKRDVLAFQLVTIGKKASEYAHGLYAKNAYAEYLYFHGLAAETAEALAEYWHQQIRQELNIHQSDGDEVKQLFHQKYQGSRYSFGYPACPELKDQELIFKLLDAPAEGIMLTEDYQIIPEQSTSAIIVHHPEATFFSV